CGGGATTTGGCAATGATATCGGGCGCCGGGAAAAAGCGACGCATCACCATTCTGGGCTCGACCGGATCGATCGGAAGCAACACGCTCGATGTCGTCACCCAGCTTGGCGGGCGTGAGGCCTTCGAGGTTGCGGCCCTGACCGGCAGTGGCAACATCGCCCTTCTGGCCGAGCAGGCAAAGGTAAGCGGCGCTGAACTCGCCGTCACCGCCGATGAAGGCCGATACCACGATCTGAAATCCGCGCTGGCAGGAACCGGCATCGAAATCGCAGCCGGCCGCAGCGGCCTGATCGAAGCGGCGGAGCGCGAGGCTGCCTGGGTGATGGCGGCCATTGTCGGCACGGCCGGGCTGGCACCCACACTGACTGCTGCCCGTCGTGGCGCAGATATCGCCCTTGCCAACAAGGAGTGCCTGGTTTCCGCCGGCGATCTGTTCGTCTCCGCCGTCCATGCCGGTGGTGGCCGGCTGATTCCCGTCGACAGCGAACACAGCGCCATCTTCCAGTCGCTGGAGGATGATCAGCGCCACGCCGTCGAGCGTATCGTGCTTACAGCGTCTGGTGGCCCGTTCCGCACCTGGACGCGGGAACGCATGGCGGGTGTCACGGCCGAGATAGCCCGCGCCCATCCCAACTGGTCGATGGGTCTCAAGATCTCGATCGGCAGCGCCTCCATGTTCAACAAGGCACTGGAGATGATCGAGGCGCAGCACCTCTTCGACGTGCGTCCGGATCAGATCGAGGTGGTCGTGCATCCGCAGTCGATCATCCATTCGATGGTCGGTTACCGGGACGGCTCGGTCATCGCCCAGCTCGGCTGCCCGGACATGCGCACCGCCATCGGCTATGCGCTGACCTATCCCGATCGACCGAAACTCAATGTCGACCGGCTCGATTTTGCCAAGCTCGCCCGCCTCGATTTCGAAGCGCCCGACGAGGAACGTTTCCCGGCGCTGCGCCTTGCCCGCGCCGCCATGCAGCGCGGCGGCCTTCAGGGCGCGATCATGAATGCCGCGGAAGAAACCGCCTTCCACGCCTTCATCGCCGGCCGCATCGGTTTTCTCGATATGGCCGACATCGCCGAGGCGGTCATGGACCGGCTCGTGTCCGTTCCCGCAGCAGCCGGCATGGACGATGTTTTTGCAGCCGACGAGGCGGCACGCGCCGAAGCGGGCGATGTCATCGCAGCAAAGGAAAAGGCGGCCTGAACAGGCACGCGCCAAGTCCGGCTCTCAGACAGCGTCCCGGTTCGGTTCCCGCAACGCCCCTTCTCGCCTCCAGCACACCACAGCGAATACAGCCGCATTCTGTTGAGGCATGTTAAGAGGCGCGCTCGTCAGCGTCAGGCTGTCGCCGGACAGCTCGCAGTACCTGATCTGTTCGCTCCCGACCCAAGGTTCGAACCAGGCGATATCAACCACGGTAACAAGCCGGTTGGGCGGCTCCACCCTATAGCGCCCCGAGTAAGCCAGCATCGAACGGTAAGCCACTGCTTCTGCGGCTTCAGTCTTGGGATGGGATCGACCGTCAGGTGTAATCAAGGCAAACATCCGCCCTTCGGGGTCGAACATCACCGTTCCGGAGGGACGTTCGCCCCAAGGCTGCGTCCTCAAGCCTGTTGCGCAGTCCTCCATGTGAAAGGACTCGATGATCCAGATACCGACCAAATCCTCAGCGCGCATCTCGTGGCCCGCTCGTTTGCCATCAAAGCGAATGCTTCAATGTTTTCGCAGGCAATATAACAGTCCGAAAGAAAACGACGCCGTTAAAAACGCGAAAGGCCGCCTGAAACAGACGGCTTTTCTTCAATCTATTTCGCTAAGCTCAAGCGACAGCCCGTGCCAGGGCGCAACGGGACCAGAGCTGGTGCAGCGCACCGACCAGATGGTCGATATCGGCGTCACTGTGCAGCGGCGTCGGCGTGATGCGCAGACGCTCGGTCTTCTTCGGCACCGTCGGATAATTGATCGGCTGGACGTAGACGCCGCAATTGTCGAGCAGCAGATCCGAGATCCACTTGCACTTGGCCGCATCGCCGACCATGACCGGCACGATATGGCTCGGATTGGCCATGTGCGGAATGCCGGCCTTGTCGAGCAGATTGCGCAGGCGGCGAACACGCTCCTGATGGGCGAAGCGTTCGACCTGGCTTTCCTTCAGGTGTCGGATCGAGGCAACAGCGCCAGCGGCCAGCGCCGGCGGCAGCGCCGTCGTGAAGATGAAACCCGACGCAAACGACCGGATGAAATCGCACAGCGCCGCAGACGCAGCGATATAGCCGCCCATCACGCCAAAGGCCTTGCCAAGCGTGCCTTCAATTACCGTCAGGCGATGCATCAGGCCTTCGCGTTCGGCAATGCCGCCGCCACGCGGGCCATACATGCCAACGGCATGGACTTCATCGAGATAGGTCATCGCGCCGTATTTGTCGGCGACATCACAGATGTCCTTGATAGGCGCGATATCGCCGTCCATCGAATAGACGCTCTCAAAAGCAACGATTTTTGGCGCACGCGGATCGGCGGCAGCCAGCTTCGCTTCCAGGTCGGCGACAGAATTGTGCTTGAAGATCACACGTTCGCACTTGGAATGGCGGATCCCCTCGATCATCGAAGCGTGATTCCCGGCGTCAGAGAAGACGATCACACCGGGAATCTTCGAACAGAGCGTTCCAAGTGCTGCCCAGTTCGACACATAGCCGGACGTAAACAAAAGCGCCGATTCCTTGCCGTGCAGGTCGGCAAGCTCGCGCTCCAGAAGAACGTGGTAGTGATTGGTACCGGAAATATTGCGGGTGCCACCGGCACCGGCGCCACATTCGTCGATGGCGCGCTTCATCGCCTCGGTCACCTTGGGATGCTGCCCCATGCCGAGATAGTCGTTGGAACACCAGACGGTTACGTCCTGCTTTTCGCCTTGGGCATTGTAGCGGATCGCCTTGGGGAACTGCCCGCGCTGGCGCTCCAGATCGGCGAAAACGCGGTAGCGGCCTTCCTGATGCAGGCCGGCGATCTCGCCTTTGAAGAAATTTTCGAAATCCATCATCGTCTCCAGAACCAGGGCGTCTTTTTGATTCAAACAACCCTGTCGTCAACCCAAAAGGGCCGCTACCAGGCCGCCTGCGGCAAAAGGCCCGTAGTTTTGAACCATTCCAGACTATTTTGCCGGTTTCAATCCAGCAATCCTTGATTTCGATCAAGCCGCGCAAAAAATCATCTGTTTCGCCGAAAAAATCAGCAATGGGATTTCGCCGCGTTTGGCTTGTCACGCAGGGAACAGACCTTTCAGCTTGCGTTCAGCATCAATGGCCTTCTCTTGTTTCGGAAGGAAACTTGTAGTCTGTCTGTAGACTTTCTCCAGCAGCGATTTATCCTTCATGCTTGCAAGCTTACAGGAATGGAACCCAAGGGTTTCTTCCTCCCCGGGGGTAAGGATGGACGCGAAACGTCGCGCCTCCTTTTATTGGAGACTGAAATGAAGAAAACCATTGCTCTTGTTTTGATTGCCTTGGCTGCCACAAGCTGCACGCAGACCGAAAAGGGCGCCGGCATCGGCGCAGTCTCCGGCGCCATCATCGGCGGCGCGATCACCGGCGACGTCCGCGGTGCCGCCGTCGGTGCCGCTATCGGCGGTGTTTCCGGCGCCGTCATCGGCCATGTCACCGAACAGCCCGGCCAGTGCTATTACCGCGACCGCTATGGCCGCCGCTATATCGATAGCTGCCCGCGTTGATCTCGCACCATTCTTAACGATTGAACCCCTGAAACCCCGGCTCCGGTCGGGGTTTTTGCTTTTTGGCCGATAGACCGCCCCACCCTCTACGTCATCCCCGGCCTCGTGCCGAGGATCTTCCAGATTGTCCTCACATGCGGAGAGGCTGGAAGATGCTCGGGACAGGCCCGAGCATGACGGTGGG
This genomic stretch from Pararhizobium capsulatum DSM 1112 harbors:
- the hemA gene encoding 5-aminolevulinate synthase, whose amino-acid sequence is MDFENFFKGEIAGLHQEGRYRVFADLERQRGQFPKAIRYNAQGEKQDVTVWCSNDYLGMGQHPKVTEAMKRAIDECGAGAGGTRNISGTNHYHVLLERELADLHGKESALLFTSGYVSNWAALGTLCSKIPGVIVFSDAGNHASMIEGIRHSKCERVIFKHNSVADLEAKLAAADPRAPKIVAFESVYSMDGDIAPIKDICDVADKYGAMTYLDEVHAVGMYGPRGGGIAEREGLMHRLTVIEGTLGKAFGVMGGYIAASAALCDFIRSFASGFIFTTALPPALAAGAVASIRHLKESQVERFAHQERVRRLRNLLDKAGIPHMANPSHIVPVMVGDAAKCKWISDLLLDNCGVYVQPINYPTVPKKTERLRITPTPLHSDADIDHLVGALHQLWSRCALARAVA
- a CDS encoding lipocalin-like domain-containing protein, with product MRAEDLVGIWIIESFHMEDCATGLRTQPWGERPSGTVMFDPEGRMFALITPDGRSHPKTEAAEAVAYRSMLAYSGRYRVEPPNRLVTVVDIAWFEPWVGSEQIRYCELSGDSLTLTSAPLNMPQQNAAVFAVVCWRREGALREPNRDAV
- the dxr gene encoding 1-deoxy-D-xylulose-5-phosphate reductoisomerase: MISGAGKKRRITILGSTGSIGSNTLDVVTQLGGREAFEVAALTGSGNIALLAEQAKVSGAELAVTADEGRYHDLKSALAGTGIEIAAGRSGLIEAAEREAAWVMAAIVGTAGLAPTLTAARRGADIALANKECLVSAGDLFVSAVHAGGGRLIPVDSEHSAIFQSLEDDQRHAVERIVLTASGGPFRTWTRERMAGVTAEIARAHPNWSMGLKISIGSASMFNKALEMIEAQHLFDVRPDQIEVVVHPQSIIHSMVGYRDGSVIAQLGCPDMRTAIGYALTYPDRPKLNVDRLDFAKLARLDFEAPDEERFPALRLARAAMQRGGLQGAIMNAAEETAFHAFIAGRIGFLDMADIAEAVMDRLVSVPAAAGMDDVFAADEAARAEAGDVIAAKEKAA
- a CDS encoding glycine zipper domain-containing protein, whose product is MKKTIALVLIALAATSCTQTEKGAGIGAVSGAIIGGAITGDVRGAAVGAAIGGVSGAVIGHVTEQPGQCYYRDRYGRRYIDSCPR